In Ovis canadensis isolate MfBH-ARS-UI-01 breed Bighorn chromosome 3, ARS-UI_OviCan_v2, whole genome shotgun sequence, one DNA window encodes the following:
- the LOC138436932 gene encoding prolyl-tRNA synthetase associated domain-containing protein 1, giving the protein MEWAVRTQAPPSCETRVKDTACQGKDVLADSDEPREQTVDVERTRYDLASRKRGRWTSSTAPVPPGTSASACSGRSAGSHAQFRVSRRRHEDSMAGAELRAALEQRLAALAIRTEVVEHPEVFTVEEMMPHIQHLKGAHSKNLFLKDKKKKGYWLVTVLHDRQINLNDLAKQLGVGSGNLRFADEAAMLEKLKVGQGCATPLALFCDDGDVKFVLDSAFLEGGHEKVYFHPMTNTAAMGLSPEDFLTFVKNTGHDPIILNFDKN; this is encoded by the exons ATGGAGTGGGCTGTGAGAACGCAGGCGCCTCCCTCTTGCGAGACGCGGGTTAAGGACACTGCATGTCAGGGGAAGGATGTCCTTGCGGACTCGGACGAACCTCGGGAACAAACGGTAGATGTCGAGCGAACACGGTACGACCTCGCCTCCAGAAAACGCGGGCGCTGGACTTCCAGCACCGCCCCTGTCCCTCCAGGAACTTCCGCCTCGGCCTGCAGTGGGCGGTCCGCGGGAAGCCACGCCCAGTTCCGCGTCTCTCGCCGCCGCCACGAGGACAGCATGGCAGGCGCCGAGTTGCGGGCGGCGCTGGAGCAGCGGCTCGCCGCCCTGGCCATCCGCACAGAGGTCGTGGAGCACCCGGAG GTGTTTACAGTTGAAGAAATGATGCCTCATATCCAGCATTTGAAAGGAGCACACAGTAAGAACTTATTTCttaaggacaaaaagaaaaaaggctattGGCTGGTGACAGTTCTTCATGATAgacaaattaatttaaatgatCTCGCCAAGCAGTTAGGTGTTGGGAGTGGAAACCTGCGGTTTGCCGATGAAGCAGCCATGCTAGAAAAACTGAAAGTTGGCCAAGGTTGTGCCACCCCGTTGGCACTCTTCTGTGATGATGGAGATGTGAAGTTTGTTCTGGATTCTGCCTTTTTGGAAGGTGGACATGAAAAGGTGTACTTCCATCCAATGACCAATACTGCAGCCATGGGATTGAGCCCTGAAGACTTTCTCACATTTGTGAAGAACACAGGACATGATCCCATAATACTAAACTTTGATAAAAACTAA